In the genome of Thiohalomonas denitrificans, the window GACCACTTAAGGCGCCGCGATAGGCCAGATCCAAGACTGTCTCCATTTTTTGAATAACCAAAATCGCCAGTCCAAAAGGCGCTGTCGGGGCGACTGGCCCATTCAGGTGAATTGCCATGTGTGTCACTCCCCTTGGTGCCCGCAAGCCCACTTCCAAAAGTCGCTTCCCTCTTCCGGCTCCGTTACAGATGCTTCTGGGCGGCCCAGTGCTACTGCTGATCTTTGCGTGGACACTGCTTTACGACAAGCTGCGCCAGGGCCACTGAGCCGCAAAGAGGGGGCAGGTCTTTCCCCTACATTCGTTTTGGTCGCGCAATCAGAAGAGATTGATCCGCGCCAGTCACCATCAGGATCAAGGCATCGGGTCGGCCTCACATCGAGGCTCGGGACCCAACCCCTGGCGCCTACTGAGCCACAAGCTGTATTGCAACAGTCCTGAATTGGCTTTCCGGTGCCGTCACTCCCGCAACCCTCTGCCGTCATTCCCGCGAAGGCGGGAATCCAGACCCGACATTTTGGAACCCCGCACCCGTCCACACGGGCCGCGACGCTCAAACGATCACCAAACGAACGTCCATTGATTCCCTGGTCCAGAACGGCTTAGTGTATTCCCTGTTTTTCATATCCTGAATGCCCCGGCGTACTACTTCCGCTGGATGCGGGAATTCACACGGAAAAGGAAGCCCATGCAACCTGCTGTCTACATCCTTGCCAGCCGACGCAACGGAATGCTCTACATCGGCGTCACCAGCGACCTCGTTAAACGCGTTTGAGAGCACAAGAACAATGTGTCCGAAGGCTTCACGAAGAAATACCGGGTTCATCGCCTGGTCTATTTCGAGCTACACGAGGACATGGTCGGCGCGATTGTGCGCGAGAAGCGGCTCAAAAAATGGAATCGTGGCTGGAAGTTGGCGTTAATTGAGAAAGGCGATCCCGAGTGGCGGGACCTTTATCCCGAGATTGCTTTTTAGGGCACGCACCTCCGGTTACGCCGACAGCCTTCGCGGTTTTGGCAGGTAGTTGCCTGATGAGAGTGACCTCTGGATTCCCGCCTTCGCGGAAATGACGGGGCTCGCCATCGATTACTCCAAAACCCGGGGGTCCCCCAAGCGGCGTGCGCCAGCCATGAAGCCTAACAAGTTCACCTTTTGACTTTCTCCTGCCACATCGAATGACATGAAATGCAAGTGGCATTCAGGTCTTTCAGGCTATTGCTCGCTTTCGTCCATGCCCCCTGATCTGCGTCCTCGACAACCTTTCCCGCCTTTGTGTCGAGGAGCTGACGGTAGCCCTACCCAGCACGGAACGCAGTCATTGGCATTCTGCCTTTGGGCAATTTTCGCACGCAGGTTGAGGGCTCGGGGCGGCGAAGTCAGGTGGTTATCGTGCGCCTTCTAGTGAAATCGAAGACCGGAGAGCGAGTCCGGATTTCGACGCGAGACACTCTCGCCCCTAACGTCTTGACAGGCAACAGTGCACGGGTAAGATAGTAATAAGTCACTTACTTTACTAAGGCCACCATGGGTCCGCATCGAAAACACCTACCTGCAGATGAGCGCCGTGCTGCCACTGTCGAGGCTGTCGTGCAACTGGCGGCCGAGCAGAATCCAAGCCAAATCACGACCACTGCGATTGCCAAGTACATGGGCCTCACCCAAGGCGCTCTGTTCAAACACTTTCCGACCAAAGACGCCATTCTGCAGGCGGTTATGGAGTGGGTGGCGGAGCGGCTGCTCGCCCGCGTGGATAAGGCCGCCCGGGCGGCTACGTCTCCTATTGCCGCTGTCGAGGCCATGTTCATGGCGCACGTGGAGTTCGTCACCGAGCATCCGGGCGTGCCGCGCATGCTGTTCGGCGAGTTGCAGCGTGCCGAGATGACCGCACCCAAGCGCATGGTGCAGACGCTCATCCGCCGTTATGGCGAACGTCTGCATCACTCGATCGAGGAAGGCAAGGCAGCAGGACAGCTACCGGCAGCGCTTGATGCCGAGGCTGCCATCACTCTATTGACCGGCATGATCCAGGGATTGGTCATGCAGACGCTGCTGGCGGGCGACGTTGGGCGCATACGCCGTGATGCGCCGCGGGTCTTCGCGATTTATTTGCGCGGCATAGTGAGCGAAGAAAGGTGAAAACAATTCCTTTCCAACGCCGCACGCTGGCACTGATCGCCGTCATCGTTCCGCTCTTGGCTCTTCTGGTCTATGTCGCCCTGCGCTCAGGACCGCCGGCGGCGGTGGCGGTGACTGAAACCGAGGTGGAGTCGTGCCCGATTCGTCCTGCACTGTATCAGGCGTCATCCCTTTCGCACACATGGACGACCGGACCTGACTCTCCGCCGACATAGGTAATGGCCGGTCACCCATGGAAACGAATAACCATAACGGCTGGAAGAAATGTGCGAAGAGCGAGGAGCACCAGGCTCCCTGGCTCGATCAGGCGCGAAAAGCCGCACAAGGAGTAACTCGATGAATATCACCTTTCTCGGCGCAGCCCGCGAAGTCACTGGCTCCTGCTATCTGATTGAGTCGGCAGACACCCGCTTCCTGGTGGACTGCGGCATGGTGCAAGGCGGACGCGAGGCGCCGGCCCGCAATCGCAAGCCGTTCGCATTCGACCCGAAGTCGATCGATTTCGTGCTGCTGACCCATGCGCACATCGACCACAGTGGCCTGCTGCCCAAGCTTACCCGTGCAGGCTACCAAGGGCCGATCTATACCACCGCCGCGACTGCAGACCTGCTCCATGTAATGCTGCCCGATAGCGCACACATCCAGGAGAGTGATGCCAAGCGCGCCGAGCGCCGTGCCAGGAAGACGCGTGGCAAGGACACGACGCTCGCGCCCATCTACACCATGCAGGATGCGCAAGAATGCCTGCACGAGGTGCATTCCATCGCCTACGATCAGGAGCTGACGCCTCACGCCGGCGTGCGCTGCCGTTTTCGCGATGCCGGCCACAT includes:
- a CDS encoding TetR/AcrR family transcriptional regulator; this translates as MGPHRKHLPADERRAATVEAVVQLAAEQNPSQITTTAIAKYMGLTQGALFKHFPTKDAILQAVMEWVAERLLARVDKAARAATSPIAAVEAMFMAHVEFVTEHPGVPRMLFGELQRAEMTAPKRMVQTLIRRYGERLHHSIEEGKAAGQLPAALDAEAAITLLTGMIQGLVMQTLLAGDVGRIRRDAPRVFAIYLRGIVSEER